The Verrucomicrobiota bacterium genome window below encodes:
- a CDS encoding AI-2E family transporter — translation MPEAVEFKTPSELRKLIHLAYFLLVLGTLAWAKDFLLPVAFAGLLSLLLTPTVSWLESRGFKRVVAVLSVVAIAFIIIGVLCAVVSTQALDLINSVPKYRSNIVARWESLQHGPPGPFSVAMQNVSDLVNELGKVSASAADAQQQGQPTKVQIVGSGEGLLALARNSLTPLVGPVTEGVIVVLLVVFMLLERQRIRRRFLRLVGHSHTAMTTLAVDEAGTRLSGFLRAQLQVNSVFALAVGIGLYFLGIPNAVLWAVLTMALRFLPYVGIWISAAFPILLSIATSTGWMTPVLTLGLYCILEVSTNNVVEPIVLGGSTGMSPLAVITAALFWTWLWGGIGLVLATPLTACLVVLGRYFPAFHFCSILLASEPPTAMEVKLVRLLTENRIAEAKTLLHEITGARLTLETAEEVLMPMIRTIENELFPGSASKQVKARIYQQMRELIDELAPPLPSGPAEANLEQAASEPPALVIMPFITEGDEIVGQVIEVLLRGEGVNAHVLSGKMLRAEKQERFKELQATTVLLSSIDVKSAPAVDNMVRFLRTTLPEATILVGLWSLPHKGAARLIRRLRESLAVGVYTNLQQALRGILPLVLPAPPEGGAEGGVRPEVAGPAQLLL, via the coding sequence ATGCCGGAAGCCGTAGAATTCAAGACTCCTTCGGAACTGCGCAAGCTGATTCACCTTGCGTATTTCCTTCTCGTCCTCGGGACCCTTGCCTGGGCGAAAGATTTTCTGTTGCCTGTTGCTTTTGCAGGGTTACTCAGCCTGCTGCTGACGCCGACCGTATCGTGGTTGGAAAGCCGCGGGTTCAAGCGGGTAGTGGCCGTGTTGAGCGTTGTGGCCATTGCCTTCATCATCATCGGGGTCCTCTGCGCGGTCGTGTCCACGCAGGCGTTGGACCTGATCAATTCGGTCCCGAAATACCGGAGCAACATCGTGGCCCGCTGGGAATCGCTCCAGCATGGGCCGCCCGGACCGTTCAGCGTCGCGATGCAGAACGTGAGCGACCTGGTCAACGAGCTTGGGAAGGTCTCGGCCTCCGCCGCTGACGCCCAGCAGCAGGGCCAGCCGACGAAGGTTCAGATTGTTGGCAGCGGCGAGGGGCTCCTGGCGCTGGCGCGAAACAGCCTGACCCCTCTGGTGGGCCCGGTGACTGAAGGCGTCATCGTCGTGCTGCTCGTCGTGTTCATGCTCCTGGAGCGCCAGCGGATCCGCCGTCGATTCCTGCGGCTGGTCGGCCATTCGCATACCGCCATGACCACATTGGCCGTGGATGAGGCCGGCACCCGTCTCAGCGGGTTTCTCCGGGCGCAACTCCAGGTGAACAGCGTTTTCGCCCTGGCGGTTGGTATCGGGCTTTATTTTCTTGGAATCCCGAACGCCGTTCTTTGGGCGGTGCTCACGATGGCGCTGCGATTTTTGCCCTACGTGGGTATCTGGATTTCGGCGGCTTTTCCCATTTTGCTGTCGATTGCCACTTCGACGGGTTGGATGACGCCGGTGCTGACGCTGGGCCTTTACTGCATCCTTGAGGTGTCTACCAACAATGTGGTTGAGCCCATCGTATTAGGGGGCAGCACGGGAATGTCTCCCCTGGCGGTTATCACGGCGGCACTCTTCTGGACCTGGCTTTGGGGCGGGATCGGCTTGGTGCTGGCCACCCCGTTAACGGCTTGCCTGGTTGTCCTGGGGCGTTATTTCCCAGCGTTTCACTTCTGCAGCATCCTGCTCGCTTCGGAACCGCCGACGGCCATGGAGGTAAAGCTGGTGCGCCTGCTCACGGAGAACAGGATCGCGGAGGCAAAGACGCTCCTGCACGAAATTACCGGAGCGCGGCTGACCTTGGAAACGGCGGAAGAAGTGCTGATGCCGATGATCCGCACCATCGAAAACGAGCTTTTCCCCGGCTCGGCTTCCAAGCAGGTGAAGGCGCGGATTTACCAGCAAATGCGCGAGTTGATCGACGAGTTGGCGCCTCCCCTGCCAAGTGGACCGGCCGAAGCCAACCTGGAACAGGCTGCGTCGGAACCACCGGCCTTGGTGATCATGCCGTTCATTACGGAAGGCGACGAGATCGTGGGCCAAGTGATCGAGGTCTTGCTGCGGGGGGAAGGCGTCAACGCTCACGTGCTTTCGGGAAAAATGCTGCGTGCCGAAAAGCAGGAACGATTCAAGGAACTTCAGGCGACCACCGTCCTCCTTTCCTCGATCGACGTAAAATCAGCACCGGCCGTTGACAATATGGTCCGGTTCCTGCGAACTACACTGCCCGAGGCCACCATCCTCGTCGGCCTGTGGAGTTTACCGCACAAAGGCGCCGCCCGCCTGATCAGGCGGCTGCGCGAATCGTTGGCCGTCGGCGTCTATACGAATCTGCAACAGGCGCTCCGAGGCATCCTGCCACTCGTGTTGCCGGCGCCGCCGGAAGGCGGTGCCGAGGGTGGCGTACGGCCGGAAGTTGCCGGCCCGGCGCAGCTCCTCTTATAA
- a CDS encoding MFS transporter, with product MKKSPLGIILGIIFIDLIGFGMIIPILPLYAQQFAANEWQIGLLLASYSFMQFLASPLLGSFSDRFGRRPVLFGSLLGSAIGYVLMASAGALWMLFLARIIAGAAGASVGTASAYIADITPPENRSRRMGLIGAAFGVGFVLGPALGGILSQWSPVAPFWFAAVIALLNGAAVLAFLPEPERHLLASERAPTGLRAILAAAGGRRLAILTLTYFVAIAGFAVVTMIYPQVSARRFSLKQSQISYLFVLIGLIGALIQGGAIGRLSKRYGDLNLAVTGLFLLALSMGLMPLATSLPLFVLFSIGLAAGNSLSTPTLNALASKGASGAVQGRVLGTLQAAGSLGRVFGPAMGGFLLAADHSRAHFQYGNTPFVAGAVLMLGAFFLAFTLRQLKPKVRGAAVEVPANRAMSD from the coding sequence ATGAAGAAATCACCTCTCGGCATCATTTTAGGCATTATCTTTATCGACCTGATCGGCTTCGGGATGATCATCCCGATCCTGCCGTTGTATGCCCAGCAGTTTGCGGCCAACGAATGGCAGATTGGTTTGCTGCTGGCCTCCTATTCCTTCATGCAGTTTCTGGCTTCGCCTCTCCTGGGCAGCTTTTCCGACCGGTTTGGCCGCAGACCCGTGTTGTTCGGAAGCCTGCTGGGATCTGCGATCGGCTACGTTCTCATGGCCAGCGCCGGTGCGCTCTGGATGCTGTTCCTGGCGCGCATCATCGCCGGCGCGGCGGGAGCGAGCGTGGGCACCGCCTCGGCTTACATCGCCGACATTACTCCCCCGGAGAACCGGTCCCGGCGCATGGGCTTGATCGGGGCGGCGTTTGGCGTCGGCTTCGTGCTGGGCCCGGCCCTGGGGGGAATCCTGAGCCAATGGTCGCCCGTGGCGCCTTTCTGGTTTGCCGCGGTCATTGCCTTGTTGAACGGTGCGGCAGTCCTGGCCTTCCTGCCTGAACCCGAACGGCACCTGCTCGCCAGCGAGCGTGCCCCTACCGGACTGCGCGCCATTCTCGCCGCGGCGGGCGGCCGGCGTCTGGCGATCCTGACCCTCACCTATTTCGTTGCGATTGCCGGGTTTGCCGTGGTGACGATGATCTACCCGCAGGTGAGCGCCCGCCGGTTCAGCCTGAAACAAAGCCAGATCAGTTACCTCTTCGTCCTGATCGGCCTGATCGGTGCCCTGATCCAGGGCGGTGCAATCGGAAGGTTGAGCAAGCGCTACGGCGATCTGAATCTCGCCGTAACCGGTCTTTTTCTCCTGGCGCTGAGCATGGGCCTGATGCCCCTGGCCACGTCGTTGCCGCTCTTTGTGCTTTTCAGCATCGGCCTGGCTGCAGGCAACAGTTTGTCTACGCCGACGCTGAACGCGCTGGCCTCGAAAGGCGCTTCCGGCGCCGTGCAGGGCCGGGTGCTCGGGACGTTACAGGCGGCGGGCAGCCTCGGCCGGGTGTTTGGGCCGGCCATGGGCGGCTTCTTGCTGGCGGCCGACCATAGCCGGGCACATTTTCAGTACGGCAACACGCCTTTTGTGGCAGGGGCGGTGTTGATGTTAGGCGCGTTCTTCCTGGCATTTACGCTGCGTCAGCTCAAACCTAAGGTAAGAGGCGCTGCCGTTGAGGTACCGGCAAATCGAGCGATGTCGGACTGA